ATATTGCGGTTATCGGTGATGCTTCAATTGCCAGCGGAATGGCTTTTGAAGGTTTAAATCACGCCGGAGTTACAGATGCCAATATTCTGGTTATTTTAAACGACAATGCCATAGGAATCGATCCAAGCGTAGGGGCTTTAAAAAAGTATCTTACTGCGGTTAAAAACGGAAAAAATCCACGCCAGAACAACATTATCAAATCGCTTAATTTTAATTATTCAGGTCCTGTTGACGGGCATGATATACCGCTTTTAATTAAAGAATTAAATCGTTTAAAAAAGATTAAGGGGCCAAAATTCCTGCACATCGTAACCACAAAAGGAAAAGGTTTGCAGCAGGCCGAAGAAAATCAGGTGAAATATCATGCACCGGGAAAATTTGATGCTTTGACAGGAGAAATTCATTTAAAATCTGAAGAAAATCTTCCTCCTAAATTTCAGGATGTTTTTGGATTGACCATTTTGGATTTAGCCAGAAAAAATGAGAAAATAATAGGTATTACACCGGCAATGCCATCTGGAAGTTCTTTAAAATTTATGATGGAGGAACTGCCGGAACGCGCTTTTGATGTAGGCATTGCAGAACAGCATGCCGTAACGCTTGCAGCCGGAATGGCAACACAGGGAATGATGGTGTACTGCAATATTTATTCGACTTTTTTACAGCGTGCTTACGATCAGGTTATTCATGATGTTGCACTGCAGAATTTACCTGTAATTTTCTGTCTCGACAGAGCCGGACTAGTCGGCGAAGATGGCGCAACACATCATGGTGTTTTTGACATTGCTTACCTGCGTTCGATCCCAAATATGATCATTTATGCGCCTATAAATGAAATTGCGCTTCAAAATATTTTATACACTGCCCAATTAGGTCTGAATAATCCTATCGCAATCCGCTATCCCAGAGGACGCGGAGTTTTGTCGAAATGGGAAGTAGAAAATTTCGGACAGTACAAAAAAATAAATATAGGCGAAGCTTTGTGCCTGAAAACGGGTACAAAAACTGCTGTTTTATCTACCGGAACTATTGGAAATAATGTGATTGAGGCTTTGACGGCATCTCCAAATTCAGAAACGATTGCCCATTATGACTTTCCATTTGTTAAACCGCTAGATTACAACACTTTAAACTCTGTTTTTTCTACATTCGAAAACATAATTACAATAGAGGACGGCGTGAAAAACGGCGGTTTTGGAAGTGCAGTTTTAGAGTTTGCCGCATCACAGAATTTCAAAAATAATATTCATATTTTAGGAGTACCGGATGTGTTCATTGAACACGGAACCGTACTGCAGCTGCAACAATTGTGCAATATTGACGTTAAAAGTTTAATAAATCTTTTTACAAACGGTGTAAAATAATTATTTTGCGGCACCAAAAAAAAAATTAAAACAAGCCTGATGAATTTACTACGTTCCACCCTTTTACTACTGCTGCTCTTGTTCTCGACCAAGAACTTTGCTCAGCTGATACAAACGACATTAGATCCCAATCAAATACCAAAACTTCCATCAAACTGGAATAAAAAAAATCAATTAGGATTTGACATTTCAGAGATCGCTTTTGTAAACTGGAGCGCGGGGGGAACCAGTTCTATTTCTGGTTTATTTAAAGGTGAATTTAACAGAACTTACATAAAAAAGAATCATAAATGGGCTAACGAGCTTATTGTAAAATATGGTTTAAATAAACAGGACGGTACAGAGCTTAGAAAAACAGATGACGCTCTTTTGCTAAACTCGACTTATGGTTTTAGAAAAGATACACTTTCAAACTGGTATTATTCTGCTAAATTTAACTTCAATACCCAATTTACAAACGGTTATAATTATCCAAACAAGGATATTGCCATATCGAAACCTTTTGCACCAGCTTATGTATTCCTTGGAGCCGGAGCAGAGAATTCGAACAAACAAAAAAACAGAACATTTTACTTCTCTCCTATTACGCTAAAAACTACTTTAGTATTAGACCAATATCTTGCCAATCAAGGTTCTTTTGGTGTTAAAAAAGCTATTTACGGACCAGATCCTTTAGATCCGGCTAATCAGATTTTAATTGAGGAAGGGCAAAGAATCAAAGCGGAGTTTGGTATTCTTTTTACGGGTTACATGAAAAACGAAATTTATAAAAACGTTTTTTATGAAAACAGATTAAGCTTATATACTGATTATTTGAACCGATTTGGAAATGTCGATATCGATTATGATACACGTCTTGATCTTGTCGTAAATGCTTATGTAAAAGCGAATATTGGCGTACATTTAGTGTATGACGACGATATTAAAACCAAAAAAGATATTGTTGACCCAGCGACTGGTGCAAAATCGCAGGTTAATGACGGACCAAGAATGCAGCTAAGACAAGTTCTTGGTGTTGGTCTGGTTTATGCTTTTCAATAAAATAAACAATATATATGATCAGCGCTTTTTTGTACCGCTGATCATTTCATATAATTCTAACGCATTTCCATCTGTCAAAAGAGATACATAATGGCAGATATGAAGCAGACGCTCGTATAAATTAGCTTTTTCCAGATGATGTTTTTCAGGGAGCATTTTTAGGATTAATTTATCATAATTTGATGCTGTCCCTTCATATTTGTTATTAAATGCCGTTATAAATTTATCCAGAAGTGTCTGGATAATTTGATAACCTACAATTTCTTTTTCGATTACTTCACGGCTCTGATAGATTTTTTCGACACTTAAGTTAATAATATCTTTCATCTGGGCTTTGTATTTGCTTTTTTCTGTCAAAGCATACGGAAAATTTCCTGCCAGAATTGCTTCTTCATTTTCAATAAATACATCAACTGCATCATTAATTAAAGCTCCAATTGCCAAAGCACGCAGGTAACTGATTCTATCTTCTTTTGTTTCAAGCAGTTTATATTTGGCAACACCAATATTATCTTTTACCAGCTTGATTAAATATTCTAAAGCATAATCTTCAGAAACCAAACCTAAATTGATTCCGTCTTCAAAATCAATTATGGTGTAGCAGATATCATCTGCAGCTTCAACTAAATAAGCCAGAGGATGTCTTTCGTAACCTAGATCGCCGTCTTCTTTATTGGCAATCAACCCCATATCTTCAGCAACTTCCTGAAAGAATACTTTGTCTAACTGAAAGAAACCGTATTTTTTATCGGCTATATTATTGGTTGGTTTTTTAGGAAGACTTTCTTTTGGGTATTTCATAAAAGCGCCCAAAGTAGCGTATGAAATCCTAAGTCCGCCTTCAATTCCGGGACGGCTTCCGGTAAGGACAGAAAATCCGTTTGCATTTCCCTCAAAATCAATCAAATCCTGCCATTGTTTAGCCGTAAGTTTGTCTTTGTATTTTAGTCCTTTTCCGCTGGAAAAATATTCGCCGATTGCTTTTTCTCCAGAATGTCCAAATGGTGGATTCCCAATATCATGTGCCAATGAAGCCGCAGCCACAATAGCACCAAAATCATTCATATGATAGCCGTGAACTTCTTTTAAATATGGGTATTTTTCAAGGATTTTTTTTCCAACCAAACGTCCTAAAGATCTTCCTACAACCGATACTTCTAAACTGTGTGTGAGTCGTGTATGAACAAAATCTGTTTTAGAAAGCGGAATAACCTGGGTTTTATCCTGTAATGAGCGAAACGCGGCCGAGAAGATAATGCGGTCGTAATCTACCTCAAAACCTAATCGTGTATCATCTTGTTCTATACGTAATCTTTTACTTGTGTCGCCTTGTTTCTTAAGAGATAAAAGTTGTTCCCAGTTCATTTTTGTATTTTAGATTTCAGATTGCAGGTTTTTTAGATTTTTCATCTAAAATTCAAAAATACGTTTTATTTAGGATTTCATTCAACAAAAAATACTATTTTAAAGATAATCTGCAAAGGATTCAGATTAAGCAAAAACTATCTACTTAAGTATGACATTTTTAAAGTATTTCTGAAAAATGGCCAATGCTTCTTCTTTGCTTTCTTTCGTAGGCGGCTTTGTTTCTTTTAGTGCATACGGCATTTTCAGCAATTCCCATTTTTGAGATCCCAGCTGATGAAACGGAATAATTTCGACTCTTTCAACGGTTTTATAATTTGTAAAATACTGCCCCCATTCTTCGAGATATTCGGGCTGATCTGTCCAGCCGGGAACTAGAACATAGCGCAGCCACATAGGTTTTCCCGTTGATTCTCTGTAAGCTGCAACTTCTAAAGTATTTTTGTTGGTCAGGCCTGTTAATTTGTGATGTATATCGTCGTTGATGTGTTTTACATCCAGAAGAAGTATATCTGAATTATCAAAAAGTTCGTGTGCCTGATGGTTGTTAAGCCTGCCATTGGTATCCAGACAGGTATTAATTCCTTCTTCATGAAGGCGTTTAAAAAAGTGAAGCAATTTTGTTCGCTGCAATAAGGGTTCTCCGCCGGAAACGGTTACACCGCCGGTTTTCCCGAAATAACTTTTTTGACGAACAGCTCTTTTTACCAATTCTTCTATTTCGACTAATGAACCGCCTTTTACATCGAGTGTATCGGGGTTTTGGCAGTACAAACATCTAAACTGGCATCCTTGTACAAAAACCACCATTCTGATGCCGGGTCCGTCGTGGGTTCCGAAAGTTTCAAGAGAATGTATTCTCAAATGATCCGGATCGTCAATGTTTAATTTAACAGCTTCAATATCTTGTAATGGAAAATACATAGTTCCTGAATAAAATTGGATAAAAAAAGGCCGGCTAACTTTAGCCAGCCTTTTTGACTTATAATTGTTTTTTACATCGCTTCGTGGAAGGTACGTGCAATAACTTCCAGCTGATGTGCTCTTGATAATCTGACAAAGTTAACAGCATAACCTGAAACTCTAATCGTTAACTGCGGATGGTTTTCTGGATGATTGTAAGCATCTTGCAGTGTTTCGCGATTTAGTACGTTTACATTTAAGTGATGTGCCATCTGCTCAAAATATCCGTTTATTACATTTACTAAATTCGTAACCTGTTCTTCTCTGTTATCTCCTAATGATTTCGGGATCATAGAGAAGGTATTCGAGATTCCGTCTTGCGCATCTTTATAATCCAGTTTTGCAACAGAATTTAACGAAGCAATTGCCCCGCTGCTGTCACGTCCGTGCATTGGGTTTGCACCCGGTGCAAAAGATTCACCATCTTTACGTCCGTCAGGAGTTGCTCCTGTATTTGTTCCGTACATTACATTTGACGTGATTGTTAACAATGAAAGTGTAGGCGTTGCATTTTTGTATGCTTCGTGTCTTCTAAGCTCATTGATAAAGAAAGCAGTCACTTCTTTTGCAATTGAATCTACCCTGTCATCATCATTTCCAAATTTAGGATAATCCCCTTCAATATTAAAATCTACTGTAAGTCCGTTTTCGTCTCTTACCGGTTTTACTTTAGCATATTTTATAGCTGATAATGAGTCGGCAATAATAGAGATTCCGGCAGCTCCGTATGCAATATCAACGTGCGGATCTGAATCGATTAATGCCATTTGTGCTCTTTCGTAGTAATACTTATCATGCATATAATGAATAATATACATTGATTTAGCATATACTCTGGCCAATTCTTTCATTGCATTTTTAAAAGAATTGTATACTACATCATAATCCAGTACTTCGTCGTTAATAAACGGAATATCTTTCATGATTACAGCACCGCCTTTTTCTTCTCTACCTCCGTTTAAAGCAATTAATAGAGCTTTAGGCAGGTTGGCACGTGCTCCAAAATGCTGGATTGATTTTCCAATTTCCTGATGAGAAACACAACATGCAATTCCGTAATCATCAGAACCTCTGTTTGGTCTCATTAAATCATCATTTTCGTATTGAATTGATGATGTATCAATTGAAACTTCGGCACAGAAATTTTTGAATCCTTCCGGAAGATTTTCTGACCATAAAACAGTTAAGTTTGGTTCAGGAGAAGCTCCTAAGTTGTATAAAGTCTGAAGAAATCTGAATGATGTTTTAGTAACTTTTGTTCTTCCGTCATTAAACATCCCTCCAATACATTCTGTAACCCATGTTGGGTCTCCACCAAAGATTTCATCGTAAGCACCTGGTCTTAAGTGGCGAACCATTCTTAATTTCATCACAAACTGATCTACCAGTTCCTG
This portion of the Flavobacterium gelatinilyticum genome encodes:
- a CDS encoding 1-deoxy-D-xylulose-5-phosphate synthase, whose product is MKSNLLSNIYNPADLRLLKEEQLAQAAQELRQFIIDVVSVKEGHLGASLGVVELTIALHYVFNTPEDLLVWDVGHQAYGHKILTERREIFHTNRQIDGLSGFPKRSESVYDTFGVGHSSTSISAALGMAIASKLKGDFDKEHIAVIGDASIASGMAFEGLNHAGVTDANILVILNDNAIGIDPSVGALKKYLTAVKNGKNPRQNNIIKSLNFNYSGPVDGHDIPLLIKELNRLKKIKGPKFLHIVTTKGKGLQQAEENQVKYHAPGKFDALTGEIHLKSEENLPPKFQDVFGLTILDLARKNEKIIGITPAMPSGSSLKFMMEELPERAFDVGIAEQHAVTLAAGMATQGMMVYCNIYSTFLQRAYDQVIHDVALQNLPVIFCLDRAGLVGEDGATHHGVFDIAYLRSIPNMIIYAPINEIALQNILYTAQLGLNNPIAIRYPRGRGVLSKWEVENFGQYKKINIGEALCLKTGTKTAVLSTGTIGNNVIEALTASPNSETIAHYDFPFVKPLDYNTLNSVFSTFENIITIEDGVKNGGFGSAVLEFAASQNFKNNIHILGVPDVFIEHGTVLQLQQLCNIDVKSLINLFTNGVK
- a CDS encoding DUF3078 domain-containing protein: MNLLRSTLLLLLLLFSTKNFAQLIQTTLDPNQIPKLPSNWNKKNQLGFDISEIAFVNWSAGGTSSISGLFKGEFNRTYIKKNHKWANELIVKYGLNKQDGTELRKTDDALLLNSTYGFRKDTLSNWYYSAKFNFNTQFTNGYNYPNKDIAISKPFAPAYVFLGAGAENSNKQKNRTFYFSPITLKTTLVLDQYLANQGSFGVKKAIYGPDPLDPANQILIEEGQRIKAEFGILFTGYMKNEIYKNVFYENRLSLYTDYLNRFGNVDIDYDTRLDLVVNAYVKANIGVHLVYDDDIKTKKDIVDPATGAKSQVNDGPRMQLRQVLGVGLVYAFQ
- a CDS encoding deoxyguanosinetriphosphate triphosphohydrolase, giving the protein MNWEQLLSLKKQGDTSKRLRIEQDDTRLGFEVDYDRIIFSAAFRSLQDKTQVIPLSKTDFVHTRLTHSLEVSVVGRSLGRLVGKKILEKYPYLKEVHGYHMNDFGAIVAAASLAHDIGNPPFGHSGEKAIGEYFSSGKGLKYKDKLTAKQWQDLIDFEGNANGFSVLTGSRPGIEGGLRISYATLGAFMKYPKESLPKKPTNNIADKKYGFFQLDKVFFQEVAEDMGLIANKEDGDLGYERHPLAYLVEAADDICYTIIDFEDGINLGLVSEDYALEYLIKLVKDNIGVAKYKLLETKEDRISYLRALAIGALINDAVDVFIENEEAILAGNFPYALTEKSKYKAQMKDIINLSVEKIYQSREVIEKEIVGYQIIQTLLDKFITAFNNKYEGTASNYDKLILKMLPEKHHLEKANLYERLLHICHYVSLLTDGNALELYEMISGTKKR
- the pflA gene encoding pyruvate formate-lyase-activating protein, with the translated sequence MYFPLQDIEAVKLNIDDPDHLRIHSLETFGTHDGPGIRMVVFVQGCQFRCLYCQNPDTLDVKGGSLVEIEELVKRAVRQKSYFGKTGGVTVSGGEPLLQRTKLLHFFKRLHEEGINTCLDTNGRLNNHQAHELFDNSDILLLDVKHINDDIHHKLTGLTNKNTLEVAAYRESTGKPMWLRYVLVPGWTDQPEYLEEWGQYFTNYKTVERVEIIPFHQLGSQKWELLKMPYALKETKPPTKESKEEALAIFQKYFKNVILK
- the pflB gene encoding formate C-acetyltransferase; the encoded protein is MKASVEKIEFAPGKWETSVNVQDFVLKNITPYEGDSSFLCGPSSKTTNLWNICKESLLKERASNGCLAIDVETISSINAFKPGYINKEDEVIVGLQTDQLLKRAMKPFGGIKLVESAVKERGLKVSDRVLDIFNYAKNHNEKVFDAYDKEIRDYRSKHILTGLPDNYARGRIIGDFRRLALYGIEQLIKFKREDHVKVGGEMTEHKVRLREEIAAQISALQDMLVMGEDYGFDLSRPAQNAKEAVQWVYFAYLAAVKEQDGAAMSLGNVSSFLDIFIERDLEQGTITESEAQELVDQFVMKLRMVRHLRPGAYDEIFGGDPTWVTECIGGMFNDGRTKVTKTSFRFLQTLYNLGASPEPNLTVLWSENLPEGFKNFCAEVSIDTSSIQYENDDLMRPNRGSDDYGIACCVSHQEIGKSIQHFGARANLPKALLIALNGGREEKGGAVIMKDIPFINDEVLDYDVVYNSFKNAMKELARVYAKSMYIIHYMHDKYYYERAQMALIDSDPHVDIAYGAAGISIIADSLSAIKYAKVKPVRDENGLTVDFNIEGDYPKFGNDDDRVDSIAKEVTAFFINELRRHEAYKNATPTLSLLTITSNVMYGTNTGATPDGRKDGESFAPGANPMHGRDSSGAIASLNSVAKLDYKDAQDGISNTFSMIPKSLGDNREEQVTNLVNVINGYFEQMAHHLNVNVLNRETLQDAYNHPENHPQLTIRVSGYAVNFVRLSRAHQLEVIARTFHEAM